Below is a genomic region from Stegostoma tigrinum isolate sSteTig4 chromosome 36, sSteTig4.hap1, whole genome shotgun sequence.
ACTCTAAGCAACTCAAGTTTTGTAAGTCCTAGATGAAACTTAGTTTTATGGCATTCACAGTCACTCGTACGATCTCCAGTACATTATAGTTTACAGCATATAATTTAAAGGGAACAACCTTTTCAAGTAAATTGAAAAGTTTACAACCCCAAACTGCAAAAGGGTGGACTGAAATTTTCAAAGCAAGGTTTTCAGTACTAAGATGACATTAAAAAACCTACAAATTTAAAATACTAGCTCAGATGCTTCTTCTCCCCACACCTTAAGAGGATTTCAttagaacaaaagcaaaatacgaGAGTTGCTGGAAATTGGATAAATGCAGTAAATGCTATAAATACTCATATCTGCAGCATCTGTATTTCAAATCAGTgatatttcctcaaaaaaaaactctggaCACCACAGTCCTTGCAACCTACCATCCATCTCCAATTTCCAAAGTGTTTTTAATTGTTCCTATGTTTACTGCCCTGCCGTAGTACCAAAATACCTCATCAAAGTCACAAGTGACATTCTGCAGATTTCATCAAGGTTAATTTTGCTCCTCCCCAGCATGCTTCTTATGCCACCTGCAGTTTCTGACACAGCTGACCAGACTGCTTTCCTCCAACAGCTCCCCACTCTCATCCCGTTCAGTGGGACTGCATTCCTGCTCCATTCTTATCCATCCAGTTGCAGCCAAAGAATTACTTGCAATGGTTTCCCTACCTTCTCTTACATCCCCTAACTCTGGAGTCCACTAAGGAATGATCCATGCTACCTTACACCCCAGTTCTTAATCTATGTGCTACCCCTCAGTGACATCATCCCAAGGTACAGTGTTACAATGAAACCTGGTTTTAACTCACTACTATTTCTCAACTCCTCACTTTTGCAAAATTATCAGTCTGCTCACCTGATATCCACTACTGGATGAGCAAAAAATTCTTCCACTTATGTACGAGATGCCTGAAGCCCACTAGTTTCAGTTCCTTCCTAGCTACCAATTCCAATCATCTCCCCGGGGACATTCTAAGATTAAGTTATGATGTTCACACCCTTAGGGTCATGTTCGATCCTAAAATGAGCTCCTAACCTCATGTTCATACCAACATGAATATCCGCCATTTTGTCTTTTACACCATGTCAACCCATTGCAACACTGTCCTATCTCAACTCATCTGCTGTGAGACCCTCATTCATTCCTCTGTTGCCTCTAGATGTGAACTATTCCAAAAAATGTGTGCTGGTCTCTGTCAGTCCACACCATAGCTTAGTGTCCTATTTAATTTTATAGTGCTCCTGTAAAATGCTTTAGGAAATTTCATTATGTTATGGTGTTTCAGAAATCAATGTGTCAAAAGGTTGTGGGTGCAAACTTCACTCCAAGACTTAACATTCCAGAACAGAGTTATGGAAATGCTAACAGTATCACAGGAGCCAGTTTTTGATCAAGACATTAAAATACGGCCCTGTGTTTATTCGGTTAGACACAACGGAAGGCCACGGTCCTTTTCTTAAAAAGGGAAGTCCTGTGTGCTCTGGACAACATTTACCTCTCCATGGTCAttaccaacaaaaaaaaacagattatccAATTATTCATCTTgtaagtttagtttgggattttgctgtgtgcaaattggtccAGGATTGCCATCAAGATtgaaatgcttttcaaaatataattttttGAACAAGAATTTTGAGTCAAGTTGaaaacatgatgggcaatttattAATTCAAGGTCTTTCCTTACTGCTCCATCAGTTTTGCTTGTGTACTAATTCTACGCAATTTAGAACAGAATATGCAAATGATTGAGCTTTAAATCAAGCCTGCTGATGCTGGATGATTTGTGAGCTGAATGCTGTGCTGTAACTTAAATTCATAATTTCTTCAAAATGCCTATGGAAATAACTTCTTTTTGCAATGTTTGAAAAGGACTTTTAAGAATTATAATTCTGTTTGATAATAAGAAATATTGGTCCTTGTGACCTGGAAACAACACTAAGAGAAAGGTCAAAAAAATGCGCGGCCAGACACAAAAATAACGAAGAAGCTACTGCAGTAAAGAACAAAAGAGATCTGCAGCAAATGGGAGAAAGGGAAGGCATATCTAGAAGATGTGTACAATCCTGTTAAACTGGACAGAGTGCTGAAGAATGATTAGAACATTGATTGGAATTGGACAATTCCACTGTTGCTGCTTCAGTTTTGTCAGAGCTGACCAGACCACATTGAAGGGATTAGATAATGCAGCTTCAGTGGAACTCGTGTCACTGAGACTGTTGCAAACCGAGCTACGGTTATTGTGCAAGTGCATGCCATTCTGGTAACGCCCACCTCCAAAGACCTCAGGTAGAGTCCAGTTACTAATGAATGTGACTTAAAGACTGAATCGATTGAGTGGAAATGTGAGAGATTCCATGCATCAGAGGTCATATTAGAGCACTCTTGAACTGCTCATGATGCCATTTGCTGGTGAGGATCGATGCAGGTGCCTGTGGTTTTGTAAGATATATCTTTGTTGTATTGACCATTTTAAAGCGAAATTTATCAACCTATTCTAAGTATTACTTGACTGTTAGTTCACATTTAATTTACATAGATTTTgatgtaaaagtaacagtgaaaaactttgttaaGTCTTCATTTGGGCTGATGGATGGGTGGggttgggaggtggtggtggttgtTAGTGTAGACCATAAGTCTTATGATTGTGGAGTTTTATTCTTACCTGCCTGTACCATAGCGTTGGATCCATTCCTGAGTGTTTGCTTGACTCTAGACTGGGTTTTGTTTCACATAATTCCCTGCCAAGGTGGCTCCCCTCAGTCAATTTCATCTTTAGTCCCTCAGCTTGCTGGGATTGCATCTTGGAGATATCGTCTGCTTTTGCCATAACGGCATATTTCATGGAGTCCGTGGAGTCCTTGGGCTTGTTGGGCACCGGCTTTGCAAGGTCTGTCAAGCTTGGAGCCTTTGACAGTGTGGCTGAGGCAGGAGGCTTCTGtttccattcctctctgtctcgaTCTTTAATGCTATGCTCTTGCTTTTTCTCAGTGTCGTTGGTGTTGTGTTTCCCACGATTCTGCTCTTGTCTCTGCTTGTGTTGTTCCTCACACAGCTTTTCATATTGCTGCCTGTATGCTGGGTTTGTGCTCATTACGTGACTGTGGTATCCCTGCTCACTGTAACCATACTGGGGCATATACGCATACTGGCCATAATAGAGAGGTTGCATGTACATTTGAGGCCTTTGCTGGATCACTGAAGGATGGTGACATGTACTGCTCATGTCAATCTTTTTATCGTCTGCACTTTCAACTTTGACCCTCACCTCTGCACCCTCCTCCTCTACTTCCTTCTTGATTTTGACTGAATGACTGACTGCTCCTGAACTACTACTGGCACCGCCAGGGCTCGAGTGGGGGTAGTTTGGAGAGTAATAGGTGTCATAACCCTGATAGTAAGGAGAGTGAGTTTCCTTATTCAAAGGTGGCTGAGTTCTTGAAGAAGAGgatgaggaggaagaggaggttgACGACGAGGAGGAAAATAATGCTTTCTTGGCACTTTCCTTAGCCATTTGGTCCGGAGATGATGTTTTGACTTTGGCACcttctcccttcccctctccatctTCTCCTGCATCAGAGATATCAGAGTAAGCTGGGCTATTGGTCTTGACTGAAGAGCTGTCGGCTCCGTTCTGCGTCACCACGTGTAAGGGTGCGATAGGTGTTACCAAGCTGGTGCCCTCTAGCCTGCTGGCTGTGCCTATGGAGGGACTCGGCGCATTGTCAGTGAAGCTGTAGATTTTGTCTGCTTCGGCTTTGATACTTGCCAGGCGACTCTCATGTGACTCAGATGAACCATTTAAGAGGCCCTCGCCTTTGGGAACAACATCTGCAGAAGAATCTCGGAAGGGGCTTTTGCCATCCTCAGACTTTCCACCTTTCCCCAGTGGCTTGGGACTCGCTGCTTCCTTGGGgtccttctttttcttttcctttttcttcttctCTTTTACGGGGGTGAGGGCTGGGTTGACTGTCGATGGCTCCCCCATGATAGTTggcttgggctgaatggctttgagTGGGGGGCTCTTGGACATCGCTTGGACCACAGTGGTGGCCAGACTTGGAGCAGGCCCTGGGCCAGATGCCGTAAAACCAGCAGTGGGGAAGCCGTACATCTGTGCAGACACGGCAGGGACAATGGGCCTGGCTGATTTGGTTTTGAGTGGAAGCTTTTCGGATTTCAAGCTGCTTGACTTCTTGGCTTTATCTTTTTCCAAGACCAACTTCTTTTCGCTCGAATCATCTCCATCATTGCCTGTATCATCACTTGGGCTGGCCACTGGAGGCCCTTCTTCTGAACACTCAATATTGTACATCCCACCAGGCTCTGTGTCAGCCTCTGGAGAGACTTTCTTTTTACTCGAACCCTTACCAGCAATGAGCTTTGCAGCAGGTGAAGGACTATGAGATTCCATGCTGCCTTCTCTCCTGCCTTTGGGTGTGGCCGAGCGAGCAGGGGACATGGAGCCCTTTGCCTGGCAGAATGAGAGAGAGCTGGAAGAGCCATTGCAGCTGCTAGAATCCTGGCTCAGCGACGGGTGTTGGGCGCAGTCCTCACCGTCTGAGTTCTTCTCCTCGCTGTCGATGTCTCCCTCAAGTTTCCCATCACTGTCTGTATGCGCGTGGGCCTGGTGGTACCGCAGGCCATTAATGTGTTTGTATTTCTTGTTGCAGTTGGGGTGCGGACAATCAATGAGAATGGGTGACGGACAATTATGTTCGGGCACAGGAAGCTCAGTTTTCATCCCTGTAACTGGAGTCGGGGTTGCGGTTCCTCGTGAGTTTGAACGCATTCTCTTCCCTCCTTTTGAGTCCTCAGAACTTGAGGTTAAGTCCAAGTCTGGAGCAGGTTTGTTTTTCCGTTTGTTTCCTGCTGAAGGGCTTGCCTTGATATCTTCAACTGTGTTAGTTGGGGTGCGTCTGTCAGAGGAGTTCTGGCTGCCCCGACGCCCCTTGCTACTTGTGCATGCCCGGGTTTTGGTGACAACTTTGCTGTCTGGCACCGTGGTGGTCTCAATCGCTGGGGTATTTGGAGTGGGGCGTGTTCGCTTCCCCCTACCTCGATTGTTCCCTCTCATTTCAAGGTCACTCGTAGGTGATTCACAAAACCTGAAGAAGGCAAATACAAGTCAATGACCTCAGTGAGCTAAATAAGATAATACTTTAGGatttctcattttaaaatgttcaaaccCGAGTTTAATGGATAATGAATGAGATCTGTACTCATAAAGAGCAGTGCTGTTAATGAAACCAATCATTGCTTAAGAAAGTGAGGATAATAAAGGTTTAACAATATATTCCAAgatattaagtatattcaaaacaCATTGGAAGGGACAATGCTGAGTTACAGAATGAATGCAGATAAAGCTTTGAGTGCAGTAGGTTTTTCCATTGGTAAGTCAGCAATCTCAGCCATGgcttcctgaaaaaaaaagtgaagatcATCAGGCTGTTTTACAGAGTTAAACGGAAAAGGGCAAAAATCAACAGGGAAGGAATTTGCAAATGCCTttggatttttttgaaaatttgatcATGTGCGGCAGGAACATCCAAcagttgattggagtagattgttcacaggtaaaaggatgACTAGCAAGTGTgaggctttcaaaaatgagacaacGAGAGTTCGGAGGTATTATGTTCCTGttaaagtgaaaggtaaggcgtttgataaggttccccatggcaggctgatggagaaagtgaagtcacttggggtccagggtgtgctagctcaatggataaaaaactggctgggcaacaggagacagacggtagtagtagaagggagtttctcaaattggagacctgtgaccagtggtgttccacagggatctgtgttgggaccactgttgtttgtgatatatgtaaatgatttggagaaaggtgtaggtggtctgatcagcaagtttgctgatgacactaagattggtggagtagcagatagtgaaggggactgtcagagattacagcagaatacagatagactggagagttgggcagttaaatggcagatggagttcaatccgggcaaatgcgaggtgatgcattttggaagatcaaattcaagggcaaactatacagtaaatggaaaagtcctagggaaaattgatgaacagagagatctgggtgttcaggtccattgttccctgaaggtgacaacgcaggtcaatagggtggtcaagaaggcatatggcatgctttccttcattgggctacaagagttggcaggtcatgttgcagttgtataggactttggttcggccacatttggagtactgtgtacagttctggtcgccatattaccaaaaggatgtggatgctttggagagggtgcagaggaggttcaccaggatgttgcctggtatggagggtgctagctatgaagagaggttgagtagattaggattattttcattagaaagacggagattgagaggggacctgattgaggtctacaaaatcatgaggggtatagacagggtggatagcaaaaagctttttcccagagtgggggactcaattactagggaccatgagttcaaagtgagaggaggaaagtttaagggagataatgcatggaaagttctttacacagagggtgatgggtgcctggaacgcgttgccagcggaggtggtagacgcagacatgttagcgtcttttaagatatatttggacaggtacatggatgggcagggagcaaatggacgcagaccgttagaaaatagatgacaggttagacagaggatcttgatcggcgcaggcttggagggccgaagggcctgttcctgtgctgtaggtttctttgtttagtAATAATAAGGAACAttggatgaataaaaatattgaagctctggtcaagaataaggagTCATATATTAGGTATAGGCAATTGGGATCAAGAGAATCTCTTGAAGAATATAAAGGCTTTAGGGGCATTCTTCAGAGGGAAATCAGGCCAGCAAAAAGGGGATATGAAATGACCTGGGCAGGTaagattaaggataatccaataaggattctacaagtacattaagagcaaaaaagCAGCTCAGGAGAAAATAAAGCCCCTTAAAGATTAACGAGGTGATCTCTGTGTGGAACTACAGGAGATAGCAGagatactaaataaatattttgttagattttactgtggagaaagaagtggaggttagggaactcagggaaataataCAAATTtcaatgtcttgaaaacagtctaTGTTACAGaacagcaagtgctggaaatcttcaaaaacaaaggtggataaatctcggCAACTATtcaagtgtatcccagaacatCATGGGAAGTTAGAAAAGACACTGTGGGGCCTCAGCAGAGATATGTGTATCATCGACagctatgggtgaggtgccagataactggagggtggctaatgttgtgcatttaagaaaggctgcaaggagaagccAGAGAGCTATAGGTCTGTGAGTTTGATATCAATGATGGGTAAAGTTGTTACAGGAGTTCAGAGatagaatttacatgtatttagagaAGCAAAGGCTGCTTAGGaatagtcagcttggctttgtgcatgggaaatcatgtctcacaaacttgattgaggtttttgaggacGTGACCAAAAGATTAACGTCAGTAGAGCTGTAGAcatgtctacatggacttcagtaaagcctttgacaagattctgcttggtagactaattagtagttagatcacatggagttcagagagtttgccaattggatacaagattggcttgacaatagaagacagaggttggtggtggagagttgtttatCGGGCCTATGACCAGCGGTGCTCCAAAGGGATTGGCGCTGGGCCCATGCTGATTGTAATTGAAATAAACGCTTTTGGTGAGAATTTCGGAGGCATGTTTAGtgagtttgcggatgacacgaTAAGTGTTggtatagtcaacagtgaaggAGGTAGTTTAGATTataaagggaccttgatcaattgagctgaggagtggcagatggagtttaacttggaCAAATGTaagctattgcattttggtaaaactaacaagggcaggacttacggAGTTAAAGGTACGGCCttggtagtgttgttgaacagagagatccaggggttcaggtatatattTCTTTGTaaattgcatcacaggtagacagggtgcttAGAAGGCagttagcatgcttgccttcattgttcagatcattgagtatggaattgggatgtaatgttgaggttgtagaAGACACtgatgaggccatttttggagtattatgtatagttctggtcactgctAATTAGAAGGgtactattaaattggagaatgttgccgggaatggagggtttgaggtatattGATAGGCTGTTACCTTTCTCCActagagtgtcggaggctgagggatgaccctgtagaggcttataaaattgtgaggagcacagataaggtgaaaaataaaggtcttttccctaatgtgggggagttcaaatatagggggaatatttttaaggtgagaggagaaagatttaaaggaggGGCAACCTGAGGGGCAAGTTTTCACATACAGGGTGActtgtgtgtggaataagctgccagagggagcGGTGGGTGCAAGTACaattataagacatttggataggtacatgaatagtaaaggtttagagggacattggCCAAACCCAcataagtgggactagtttagtttgagattagggtcagcatggatgagttgggccaaagggtctgtttccatgctgtatgattctatgactcattGGATACCTTCTATTTTAGTGAGGTTTGTACTTAGCTGGAGTATTGAGGTGactagtttttaaaaatgcagtagatttttaaaaacttcttccCTTTTTCATTAAAGGTAACACTTGCTCCTGATCTCTCAAACATTAACTGCATGGTTCTGATGGAATCACTAAAATGTATGTAGGGACAACTCACTACAATTGTCCTGACCAACCTGTTGTGGCAGGGGAAAATCTGGTTTCTGCTTTCCACTGTGCCACATCAAACCAGGTGGGATCAGGAGCATTTGGGATAAAGGAGTGTGGGTGCAAGTTATTTCCATATTTTGTCGTGATGGATTGGCTCTATGCCCTTACTAACTCAAAACTCTTCAGTGTTTGGACAATTTCCATGCTAACCGTCTTAGAGTGGGGGAAACTAACTTACATGCAAATTTGCAGAATTAAGCCGATTAAAATTAGGTACTGAAAGAAATAACAACAATATTCACTGTCCAGATAATTAAACAGAGCAGCTTAGGGAGTTGCCCAATATGTTTATTGACTGAAGAGTCTACCCCTCTTACTTGAAAGTTATTTTAAGTATGTGATAATTCAAAAACATCAGCATGAATTTTGATTTCACAATATTTATGTTGTTTAGCTCAAGTTATTTgataattcaaaacaaaaattaagtATAAAAAATTTCTAGATCATCAGAGATAGCATAACAGGTGCGACAATGTAGTGGGTGGTCATGACAGCACAGAGGAACCTGAGCCAATCtgagacattcacacacacagcacgAAAACAGGGGGAGACTGGGCCTTCCTGTGGATTGTTAAGCTACATGAGCGTCCCTCATCAAACCTGTTGTTCAGACTAGGCATGTAACCAGACAGGAAAACATAAAGATGCTCCATGTACAGCAGTGGTAGCAGGGTGCAATGTGTCATCAATGTGTTTACTATTCAAGGGTAAATTCAAGACTATACTAGTCGAGAAgcaggaagcttacttaaggctTAGGAAGCATGGATTGGACAGGGCtgtagaggtctacaaggtagccagaaaggaactgaagaatggacttaggagagctagaagggggtatgagaaaaccttaaTGGgttggatcaaggaaaaccccaaggctttctatattTCTGTGAGGAACAacaggatggccagagtgagggtagagccaatcagggatagtggagggaacttgtttGTGGAGTAGGAggtggtaggggaggtccttaatgaaaaaacagtattcaccagtgagaccGACcctgacatttgtgaggacagcatgaaacaggcagacatgctcgaacaggttgatgttaggaaggaggatgtgctagaaattttgaaaaacatgaggatagataagtcccctgggacagatgggatatacccaaggtttctatgGGTCgcgagggaggagattgctgttcctttggcaatgatctttgcgtcctcactgtccactgggaTAGGACCAGAAGattagagggtggcaaatgtcattctcttgttcaagaaacagaatagggataacccggggaattacagaccagtcagtcttagctctgtggtgggcaaattgttggagaggattctgagagatagcatttatgattatttggaaaagcacagtttgattggaaatagtcagtatggctttgtgaggggcaggtcatgccctacaagccttattgaattctttgaagttatgacaaaacacattgatgaaggtagaatggtggatgtggtgtatatgggttttAGCAGGGCATTTAataagtttccacatggtaggctcattcagaaagtaaggaggcatgggattcagggacattCGGctatctggatacaaaactggctgtccaattgaagacagagggtagtagtagatggaaagtattcggcctggagctcagtgaccactggtgttccacagggacctgttctgggacctctgctctttgtgatctttataaatgacttggatgaggaagtggaagggtgggttagaaagtttactgatgacacaaaggttggtgaagttgtagatagtgtggagggctgttgtaggttgcaacgggataTTGACAGGGTGCAGGGCTGGGCAAAGAaggagcagatggaattcaacccagaaaagtgtgaagtgattcattttggaaggacgaatttgaatgcagaatacagagttaatggccggattctcagcagtgtggaggaacagagggatcttgggatccacgcccatatccctcaaagttgttacccaagttgatagagttataaagaaggtgtatggtgtgttggctttcattggcagggaaattaagtttaagagccacgtggttatgctgcagttctgtaaaaccctggttacagcacacttggaatattgtgttcagttctagtcacctcattacaggaaagatgtggaagctttagagagggtgcagaggagatttatcaggatgctgcctggactggagggcaggtcttatgaggaaagggtgagagagctagggatttttttttcattggagcgaagaaggatgagaggtgacttgatagaggtttagaagatgatgaggggcatagatagagtggacagtcagagactttttcccagggcggaaatgactattacgaggggatataattttaaagtgattggaagaagatataggggagatataggggagatgtcagaggtaggttcttcacacagagaatggtgggcacGTGGTATGCGCTGCCAGCaatggtagtggggtcagatactttagagacttctaagcgactcttggataggcacatggacgaCAATAAAATGTAAGGTACATacagtagattgatcttagtaggataacaagtcagcacaacatcatgggctgaagggcctgtactgtgctgtgctgttctatattctatgttctatttcaataACCTCTCACCATAGATTTCCATTAACCCCACAGTTCCATCCCTTTGCTTACCTTGGGGGTGCCCAGTCATGTCTTGTACAGTCCAGAAGTGTTCCAACATAAGTTTTGTTTCGCCATGTCACATTCACCACCAGGACACCTGGTAAAAggttgaggaaagaaagaaaacagttaGTCGATTTAGACCATTGGTTTTTTGAAAAATCATCATGGTCACAGGTGTTGAATTATGCTGACAATACAAAGAAAAAGATAACAAGAATTCATAATAGTTATAGGCTGTCATTGAAATAAAAAAGCATAAAATAATTTATGAACATTATGAACATGAACAGTATAAAAAGACAGGTATTCTTAACTTACATAATAAAAACGGAAGGTCTATTGTATTCTGCATTTTAAAGACCACTGTTCATATGCTGCCAGTCCAAGTTCATTAAATTTGGAATCATTTAAATGTTATTTGTGAATTTTGTAAAGTGTGGGATTGGCCTATCTAGTCATCTAttcattttgtttcttatttGTAATTGGTGTCTTTTCCCGTTCAAAATGAAATACTTGGTAACTCTTGAGCATCATACaccttttggttttaattttaaaaaattatccgTAAAGCTGTCTGCTGCACCATGTTCTTACGTAAGCCTGGTCTCCATAGAATTTAAGATTTACTATTAGGATCTGCCCTGCAGGAGGCTAGCATTTGTAGCCATTTGACTTTGCATTCTACTATGCTCAACCAATGAGTTGAACAATTTCAGTGCAGTTGCTGCGTCACATTTAATTATTCAAGAAATAGACTGAGGTAACAAAAAACACAGTTTGTATTCAATTGTGTTATTACAAATAGAATGAGAGACCTCTAGTAAACCTGACCCTCTGATCCAAGCTTCTCAGAGAGGAACGTGACATGTTGAAGATTAACCTTTGTTAAATATTCAAGCTGTCAATGCAGGTTAGCACAAGTCTGAGAAAGTCTGCAGCATCAACCCCCATTTTAACAAGGCTTGCAATTTCAGTCCAATTAGAAGAGTGTGAGACTTAGGATGCTTTATTCCTTAGAAGTGTGATGTTGTGCTGGTCAAGTATGATCAAATTACTTCTtctactatctctgtcactcaGGGTTTATTGTTGTCCCATTCTACTGCTGTTGAGGGCCATTCCATGACCCTGTTTACCAGCAGTCATTGATGGTCCTGG
It encodes:
- the LOC125446724 gene encoding zinc finger protein 609-like isoform X4, whose translation is MSLSSSSSAGKGVDSNAVDAYDSGDEWDIGVGNLIIDLDADLEKDQQKMEMSGSKDGSIPVPSAVAALPENIKFVTPVQAPQVKESKSKAKRNKSAKDGGKSVSAASLYSLGEPGSGKKEMQGRSGDLTNPSGLGSSNSTSKGSEKGPKTVRNGAGSKKEKDGGSSKSKKDKSENSGVVQPPPGNDPNAAQQLGLGSGSKGSSFECAPGTSCPDGAASQVLDLGNAPVDSNTISNLLGIKTEPEEVESECRPLKKMKTEKMDSPASTPAPPPLHLLPPVSSGVASPVEQIMVRTRSIAVNTCDVGLATEPECLGPCEPGTSVNLEGIVWQETEDGVLVVNVTWRNKTYVGTLLDCTRHDWAPPRFCESPTSDLEMRGNNRGRGKRTRPTPNTPAIETTTVPDSKVVTKTRACTSSKGRRGSQNSSDRRTPTNTVEDIKASPSAGNKRKNKPAPDLDLTSSSEDSKGGKRMRSNSRGTATPTPVTGMKTELPVPEHNCPSPILIDCPHPNCNKKYKHINGLRYHQAHAHTDSDGKLEGDIDSEEKNSDGEDCAQHPSLSQDSSSCNGSSSSLSFCQAKGSMSPARSATPKGRREGSMESHSPSPAAKLIAGKGSSKKKVSPEADTEPGGMYNIECSEEGPPVASPSDDTGNDGDDSSEKKLVLEKDKAKKSSSLKSEKLPLKTKSARPIVPAVSAQMYGFPTAGFTASGPGPAPSLATTVVQAMSKSPPLKAIQPKPTIMGEPSTVNPALTPVKEKKKKEKKKKDPKEAASPKPLGKGGKSEDGKSPFRDSSADVVPKGEGLLNGSSESHESRLASIKAEADKIYSFTDNAPSPSIGTASRLEGTSLVTPIAPLHVVTQNGADSSSVKTNSPAYSDISDAGEDGEGKGEGAKVKTSSPDQMAKESAKKALFSSSSSTSSSSSSSSSRTQPPLNKETHSPYYQGYDTYYSPNYPHSSPGGASSSSGAVSHSVKIKKEVEEEGAEVRVKVESADDKKIDMSSTCHHPSVIQQRPQMYMQPLYYGQYAYMPQYGYSEQGYHSHVMSTNPAYRQQYEKLCEEQHKQRQEQNRGKHNTNDTEKKQEHSIKDRDREEWKQKPPASATLSKAPSLTDLAKPVPNKPKDSTDSMKYAVMAKADDISKMQSQQAEGLKMKLTEGSHLGRELCETKPSLESSKHSGMDPTLWYRQESESRLWSYVYPNKYSEQQKAEEERWKEVERDRKFKEESSSRLRSKEIAVKEESKDSMCLESRSTSLEECRSVGKDPRSGLHIPVSSSMVQHPSYMPYVHGYPYGKPYETPHPGFRGMTPMMMQNYPGSYLSSGFSFSPYANKVPGHEDSDRARGSPGVGSKPSSESMALDILQQHASQYKSRSPTTSDKPPHERERGEREIDKERPRSSPSQRQITSHHHLGMGYPLLPGQYDLPYATGLSSPAIVTSQQAAAQASVSTLFPPARR
- the LOC125446724 gene encoding zinc finger protein 609-like isoform X1, producing MSLSSSSSAGKGVDSNAVDAYDSGDEWDIGVGNLIIDLDADLEKDQQKMEMSGSKDGSIPVPSAVAALPENIKFVTPVQAPQVKESKSKAKRNKSAKDGGKSVSAASLYSLGEPGSGKKEMQGRSGDLTNPSGLGSSNSTSKGSEKGPKTVRNGAGSKKEKDGGSSKSKKDKSENSGVVQPPPGNDPNAAQQLGLGSGSKGSSFECAPGTSCPDGAASQVLDLGNAPVDSNTISNLLGIKTEPEEVESECRPLKKMKTEKQMDSPASTPAPPPLHLLPPVSSGVASPVEQIMVRTRSIAVNTCDVGLATEPECLGPCEPGTSVNLEGIVWQETEDGVLVVNVTWRNKTYVGTLLDCTRHDWAPPRFCESPTSDLEMRGNNRGRGKRTRPTPNTPAIETTTVPDSKVVTKTRACTSSKGRRGSQNSSDRRTPTNTVEDIKASPSAGNKRKNKPAPDLDLTSSSEDSKGGKRMRSNSRGTATPTPVTGMKTELPVPEHNCPSPILIDCPHPNCNKKYKHINGLRYHQAHAHTDSDGKLEGDIDSEEKNSDGEDCAQHPSLSQDSSSCNGSSSSLSFCQAKGSMSPARSATPKGRREGSMESHSPSPAAKLIAGKGSSKKKVSPEADTEPGGMYNIECSEEGPPVASPSDDTGNDGDDSSEKKLVLEKDKAKKSSSLKSEKLPLKTKSARPIVPAVSAQMYGFPTAGFTASGPGPAPSLATTVVQAMSKSPPLKAIQPKPTIMGEPSTVNPALTPVKEKKKKEKKKKDPKEAASPKPLGKGGKSEDGKSPFRDSSADVVPKGEGLLNGSSESHESRLASIKAEADKIYSFTDNAPSPSIGTASRLEGTSLVTPIAPLHVVTQNGADSSSVKTNSPAYSDISDAGEDGEGKGEGAKVKTSSPDQMAKESAKKALFSSSSSTSSSSSSSSSRTQPPLNKETHSPYYQGYDTYYSPNYPHSSPGGASSSSGAVSHSVKIKKEVEEEGAEVRVKVESADDKKIDMSSTCHHPSVIQQRPQMYMQPLYYGQYAYMPQYGYSEQGYHSHVMSTNPAYRQQYEKLCEEQHKQRQEQNRGKHNTNDTEKKQEHSIKDRDREEWKQKPPASATLSKAPSLTDLAKPVPNKPKDSTDSMKYAVMAKADDISKMQSQQAEGLKMKLTEGSHLGRELCETKPSLESSKHSGMDPTLWYRQESESRLWSYVYPNKYSEQQKAEEERWKEVERDRKFKEESSSRLRSKEIAVKEESKDSMCLESRSTSLEECRSVGKDPRSGLHIPVSSSMVQHPSYMPYVHGYPYGKPYETPHPGFRGMTPMMMQNYPGSYLSSGFSFSPYANKVPGHEDSDRARGSPGVGSKPSSESMALDILQQHASQYKSRSPTTSDKPPHERERGEREIDKERPRSSPSQRQITSHHHLGMGYPLLPGQYDLPYATGLSSPAIVTSQQAAAQASVSTLFPPARRI